A part of Uloborus diversus isolate 005 chromosome 6, Udiv.v.3.1, whole genome shotgun sequence genomic DNA contains:
- the LOC129225141 gene encoding uncharacterized protein LOC129225141, with amino-acid sequence MSLNLLYFILVCFSVARADLNQESLAAEKEASLYPCFRDLRCFLGEEEKAKMIECQNIHSTETVMKILQYLSEASKGKTNTKEPELAAEDFCALEENSKKETFTLVFQKIMDEVSVKCSEDGSNQDAECETYKLYSDCFLALLDEYTSKEECGQSVELKKGLGDTEKRLG; translated from the exons ATGTCGTTGAATTTGTTGTATTTCATTCTCGTTTGCTTTTCTGTGGCACGAGCAGATCTAAATCAGGAAAGTTTGGCTGCGGAAAAAGAGGCGAGCCTTTACCCATGTTTTCGAGATTTAAGATGTTTTTTAG GAGAGGAAGAAAAAGCAAAGATGATAGAATGCCAAAACATTCATTCAACGGAG acaGTTATGAAGATCTTACAATATTTAAGTGAAGCATCCAAgggaaaaacaaatacaaaagaaCCTGAATTAGCAGCAGAAGATTTTTGTGCTTTAGAGGAAAATTCTAAG AAAGAAACGTTTACTCTAGTGTTTCAGAAAATCATGGATGAAGTCAGT GTGAAGTGTTCAGAAGATGGCTCAAATCAAGACGCTGAATGTGAAACCTATAAGCTATATTCG GATTGTTTTCTTGCACTTCTTGATGAATACACCAGCAAAGAGGAATGTGGACAAAGTGTCGAATTGAAGAAAGGATTAGGAGATACAGAGAAACGACTTGGATAG
- the LOC129224396 gene encoding 39S ribosomal protein L39, mitochondrial-like, with protein MKLRYSNTFIQCSYLYNKRKFSTVSNEQIRRMKNELFDKEKLRQQSLITRIQKIEVKYIGVPTDCVLMMNRNISTPYNCAMHMHEFLCQRSVVAEVNGKLWDMHRPLDEDCELRLLNFQTSPKELNKIFWRSCSFLLGMIIEKAFKDDYFVDLHSWPKPCVESGSYVYDAEVGIPNWKPTPEELKTFTTMIWKLGAEDNIFERLSVPESLALEMFQHNKFKRHQVPDISTDGSVTLYRVKDHIDISCGPMIANTKMVGTSQFTAVHQLDQDCGYRFQALSIPKQLTLNSFAFSVLAERAKKLNTSGLKSHVSKTEKTDDFEANPEIENVSAKQ; from the coding sequence ATGAAGTTAAGGTATAGTAACACATTTATTCAGTGCTCATACCTATACaataaacgaaaattttcaacagtttcaaATGAACAAATTCGGAGAATGAAGAATGAGTTGTTCGACAAAGAGAAACTAAGGCAGCAATCTTTAATAACTAGAATccaaaaaattgaagtaaaatatatTGGTGTTCCTACAGATTGTGTTTTGATGATGAATCGGAATATATCTACTCCGTATAATTGTGCTATGCATATGCACGAGTTTCTCTGTCAAAGATCAGTAGTTGCTGAAGTAAACGGAAAACTGTGGGATATGCACAGGCCTTTAGATGAAGATTGCGAATTGCGactattaaattttcaaacttcacCCAAGGAATTAAATAAAATCTTCTGGAGGAGCTGTAGTTTTTTACTTGGCATGATCATTGAAAAAGCCTTCAAAGACGATTACTTTGTTGACCTTCATAGTTGGCCAAAACCTTGCGTTGAAAGTGGCAGTTATGTGTATGATGCGGAAGTAGGTATCCCAAACTGGAAGCCAACTCCTGAAGAATTGAAAACCTTTACAACAATGATATGGAAGCTTGGTGCTGAagacaatatttttgaaagacTTAGTGTCCCAGAGTCATTGGCACTGGAAATGTTTCAACATAATAAGTTCAAACGCCACCAGGTTCCAGATATATCCACTGATGGTTCTGTTACTCTTTATAGAGTAAAAGATCATATTGATATTAGTTGTGGACCAATGATAGCCAATACAAAAATGGTGGGCACTTCTCAGTTCACTGCAGTTCATCAGTTGGATCAGGATTGTGGTTACCGATTTCAAGCACTCTCAATTCCTAAACAACTCACTTTGAATAGTTTCGCCTTTAGTGTTCTTGCTGAACGAGCTAAGAAACTGAATACATCTGGTTTAAAATCCCATGTATCCAAGACTGAAAAGACTGATGATTTTGAGGCTAATCCTGAAATAGAAAATGTATCTGCAAAACAGTGA